A region from the Geobacter benzoatilyticus genome encodes:
- the tssH gene encoding type VI secretion system ATPase TssH — translation MLTVDLKALISRLNPHCSGALEGAAGLCMARGHYEVTVEHLLARLLDEPAGDLPLILRAFEVDAATVKSGITRVLDELPAGNSGKPVFSPVLLEWLQAGWLIASLDLGEERVRSGALLLALLGRPLQLTAGRYVDLLIPMGRETLLARFGTATAGSVEHAPAGARPTAGDEPQRGSASLDRFCTDFTRQATEGKIDPVFGRDREIGQMVDILARRRKNNPIIVGEAGVGKTAVAEGLALRIVEGDVPEALREVRLLGLDLGLLQAGAGVKGEFENRLKSVIEEVKGSPRPIILFIDEAHTIIGAGAQAGGGDAANLLKPALARGELRTIAATTWSEYKKYFEKDAALARRFQPVKLDEPDVETAVLILRGLKEKYEAAHGVTIRDDGIRTAAGLSSRYLSGRQLPDKAVDLLDTAAARVKLLLTGKPGAVEEKERRIQALEREEAAICRDRLHGRAVDDERLTELTDELAALREELAAITERWHRERELAAEVVALRKDLATPPEEGAESGVSREELKRRVKEATARLAEFQGDAPLVRIEVDPEVVARVVADWTGIPLGSLRKDRAAGVLTLEEDLRRRIKGQEPALSTVAEVLRSSAAGLKDPRQPLGVFLLVGPSGVGKTETALAVADLLFGGERFLTVINMSEFQERHTTSRLIGSPPGYVGYGEGGVLTEAVRRQPYSVVLLDEVEKAHPDVMNLFYQVFDKGMLADGEGRVIDFANTVIFLTSNLASDVITGLCAGDRPPTAEELTEAIRPQLSRHFKPALLARMSVVPYLTLAPEYLGEIVTLKLGRVAERLRENSRSELTWSPAVTERIAARCTEVESGARTIDHILRSTLMPLLSRELLTLLGTGEAPEAIRLDTTDDGSFAVAIDTNGGMER, via the coding sequence ATGCTTACCGTTGACCTGAAAGCCCTCATCTCCCGACTCAACCCCCACTGCTCCGGCGCCCTGGAGGGGGCGGCGGGGCTCTGCATGGCCCGCGGGCACTACGAGGTGACCGTTGAGCACCTCCTGGCACGGCTTCTGGACGAGCCGGCGGGGGACCTTCCCCTCATTCTCCGGGCCTTCGAGGTGGATGCCGCCACCGTTAAGTCGGGGATAACCCGCGTCCTCGACGAGCTTCCCGCAGGCAACTCGGGGAAGCCGGTCTTCTCGCCGGTGCTCCTGGAGTGGCTCCAGGCGGGGTGGCTCATCGCGTCTCTCGATCTGGGGGAGGAGCGGGTCCGCTCCGGCGCGCTGCTGCTGGCGCTCCTGGGGCGCCCCCTCCAGCTTACGGCGGGGCGCTACGTGGACCTTCTCATCCCCATGGGGCGGGAGACGCTCCTGGCCCGCTTCGGCACGGCCACGGCGGGTTCGGTGGAACATGCCCCCGCCGGCGCTCGCCCGACAGCCGGGGATGAGCCCCAGCGGGGAAGCGCCTCCCTCGACCGCTTCTGCACCGACTTCACCCGCCAGGCGACGGAAGGGAAGATTGATCCGGTTTTCGGCCGTGATCGAGAGATCGGCCAGATGGTCGACATCCTGGCCCGGCGGAGGAAAAACAACCCCATCATCGTCGGGGAGGCGGGGGTCGGGAAGACCGCCGTGGCTGAGGGGTTGGCGCTCCGCATCGTGGAGGGGGACGTCCCCGAGGCCCTGCGGGAGGTGCGGCTCCTGGGGCTCGATCTGGGGCTTCTCCAGGCGGGGGCCGGGGTGAAGGGGGAGTTCGAGAACCGGCTCAAAAGTGTTATCGAGGAGGTAAAGGGGTCGCCCCGCCCCATCATCCTCTTCATCGACGAGGCCCACACCATCATCGGCGCCGGCGCCCAGGCTGGCGGGGGCGACGCCGCCAACCTCCTGAAGCCGGCCCTGGCCCGGGGGGAACTGCGGACCATCGCCGCCACCACCTGGAGCGAGTACAAGAAATATTTCGAGAAGGACGCCGCCCTGGCCCGGCGGTTCCAGCCGGTGAAGCTGGACGAGCCGGACGTGGAGACCGCCGTCCTCATCCTGCGGGGGCTCAAGGAGAAGTACGAGGCGGCCCACGGGGTCACCATCCGGGACGACGGGATCCGGACGGCGGCGGGGCTTTCCTCCCGCTACCTGTCGGGGCGCCAGCTCCCGGACAAGGCGGTGGACCTCCTGGATACGGCAGCGGCCCGGGTTAAGCTGCTGCTCACGGGGAAGCCCGGTGCCGTGGAGGAGAAGGAGCGCCGCATCCAGGCCCTGGAACGGGAGGAAGCGGCCATCTGCCGGGACCGGCTCCATGGTCGGGCCGTGGACGACGAGCGCCTGACTGAGCTGACGGACGAACTGGCTGCGCTTCGGGAAGAGTTGGCAGCCATCACGGAGCGTTGGCACCGGGAGCGGGAGCTGGCCGCTGAAGTGGTGGCCTTGCGAAAGGATCTGGCGACGCCGCCCGAAGAAGGGGCAGAGAGCGGCGTTTCGCGGGAAGAGCTGAAAAGACGGGTGAAAGAGGCCACGGCCCGGCTGGCGGAATTCCAGGGTGACGCGCCCCTCGTCCGGATCGAGGTGGACCCGGAGGTGGTGGCCCGGGTAGTGGCCGACTGGACCGGCATCCCCCTGGGGAGCCTCCGGAAGGACCGAGCTGCCGGAGTCCTCACCCTGGAGGAGGATCTCCGCCGCCGCATCAAGGGGCAGGAGCCGGCCCTCTCGACGGTGGCCGAGGTGCTCCGCTCTTCTGCTGCGGGGCTCAAGGACCCCCGCCAGCCCCTGGGGGTATTTCTCCTGGTGGGGCCCTCGGGGGTGGGGAAGACCGAGACGGCCCTGGCCGTGGCCGATCTCCTCTTCGGGGGGGAGCGGTTCCTGACCGTCATCAACATGAGCGAGTTCCAGGAACGCCACACCACGAGCCGCCTCATCGGCTCGCCTCCGGGATACGTGGGGTACGGCGAGGGGGGGGTCCTCACGGAGGCGGTGCGGCGCCAGCCCTATTCTGTGGTGCTCCTGGACGAGGTGGAGAAGGCTCACCCCGACGTCATGAACCTCTTCTACCAGGTCTTCGACAAGGGGATGCTGGCTGACGGCGAGGGGCGAGTCATCGACTTCGCCAACACGGTCATCTTCCTCACGAGCAATCTGGCGTCCGATGTCATAACCGGTCTCTGCGCCGGGGATCGACCGCCCACCGCCGAGGAACTGACAGAAGCCATCCGCCCCCAACTCTCCCGGCACTTCAAACCGGCGCTCCTGGCCCGGATGTCGGTGGTCCCCTACCTGACCCTGGCCCCCGAGTACTTGGGGGAGATCGTCACCCTCAAGCTCGGCCGGGTGGCGGAGCGGCTCCGGGAGAACAGCCGGTCGGAGCTCACGTGGAGCCCGGCGGTAACGGAACGGATCGCGGCCCGCTGCACCGAAGTGGAGAGCGGCGCCCGGACCATCGACCACATTCTCAGGAGCACCCTCATGCCGCTCCTCTCACGGGAACTTCTTACCCTGCTCGGAACCGGAGAAGCGCCAGAGGCAATACGACTTGACACTACGGACGACGGCTCCTTTGCCGTCGCTATCGATACCAATGGAGGCATGGAACGGTGA
- a CDS encoding SH3 domain-containing protein: MNYQQKTKHLATAALILSLTTACTSINTAPVGKKTGPQAPGTVFDGELQASTTASTPVVPGTSAGAQATSVEQAQVPPTAPAPGRIDPRHKYVNVRPAPSTNNKPIAVLMGGKKVEVLGTEGSWTKIRWKRGTKVSEGWVAGKFVDAGTAMH; this comes from the coding sequence GTGAATTATCAGCAGAAAACAAAGCATTTAGCCACGGCAGCACTTATTCTCTCCCTCACGACGGCCTGCACCAGCATCAATACCGCACCGGTCGGGAAAAAGACCGGTCCCCAGGCGCCGGGAACCGTTTTTGATGGTGAGTTGCAGGCATCGACAACCGCCTCGACACCGGTTGTACCCGGCACATCGGCGGGAGCGCAGGCAACGAGCGTCGAACAAGCGCAAGTACCTCCTACCGCACCGGCTCCCGGAAGAATAGATCCACGGCATAAGTACGTGAACGTGCGCCCGGCCCCCTCCACCAACAACAAGCCGATAGCGGTGCTCATGGGTGGGAAGAAGGTGGAAGTCCTCGGCACAGAAGGTTCTTGGACAAAGATCCGCTGGAAACGAGGCACGAAGGTTAGCGAAGGGTGGGTCGCCGGGAAATTTGTGGACGCCGGCACTGCAATGCACTAA
- a CDS encoding chemotaxis protein CheW, with protein sequence MGVTPVTSLPNFYRDRSTAGKPLHLVGFRIGKEEYCFDILKVQEIIRMLPITTVPASPPHVEGIINLRGRVVPIIDFRKRFNISGECTVEEAEKVIVVTSSKHATVGFVVDALTQVMKLPLEDLSPAPAGTAGCDAEAIRGIGNARDRLVIVLDLEKMFTSDEISDLKGAISSRPEEYF encoded by the coding sequence ATGGGGGTTACACCCGTGACATCATTGCCGAATTTTTACAGGGATAGATCAACCGCGGGAAAACCTCTCCACCTGGTCGGATTCAGGATCGGGAAGGAGGAGTATTGTTTCGATATTCTGAAGGTTCAGGAGATCATCAGAATGCTCCCCATCACGACAGTCCCCGCTTCTCCCCCACATGTGGAAGGGATCATCAACCTGCGCGGCAGAGTCGTCCCCATAATCGATTTCCGCAAACGCTTCAACATATCCGGCGAATGCACCGTCGAAGAAGCTGAAAAAGTCATAGTCGTAACCTCCTCGAAACATGCAACGGTCGGATTCGTAGTGGACGCCCTGACCCAGGTGATGAAATTGCCGCTGGAAGATTTGTCGCCGGCTCCGGCAGGCACGGCAGGATGCGATGCCGAAGCAATCCGGGGAATCGGCAACGCAAGGGACCGGCTGGTAATCGTTCTCGATCTGGAAAAGATGTTTACTTCCGACGAAATAAGCGACCTGAAAGGCGCGATATCCTCCCGGCCGGAGGAATATTTCTGA
- a CDS encoding methyl viologen-reducing hydrogenase, with product MSTIPINLEWLSDCSGCHIAIVDLHEKILSVLDSVTIQRCPVLTDVKDYPKAKVGLVSGAIRTDHDRHAAIEMRKSCDLIIAWGSCAVYGGIAGAGNVHSREEIMDAVYTGNKTTGTHTPPTREVSPLEPTVSPLDSVIDVDLYLPGCAPHPAFVFDALLALLEGRSPRTATGESVCARCRRKMEKTEVDRIRKNSEGVPDPDRCFLSQGYLCMGSVTLDRCMSPCPLNGIPCSGCAGATMQVLTEPNRDIRTEIAERMSRLTEIPRDAIVREIERTAKTHYSYTMATPMIGEKPTFLIRKWTDEERDDYEQDHNH from the coding sequence GTGAGCACCATACCCATAAACCTTGAATGGCTGAGCGACTGCTCCGGTTGCCACATTGCCATCGTCGACCTGCACGAGAAGATACTTTCAGTCCTGGACTCCGTCACCATCCAGCGCTGCCCGGTCCTGACCGACGTTAAGGACTACCCGAAGGCGAAGGTGGGGCTCGTCTCCGGCGCCATCAGAACCGACCATGACCGCCACGCGGCCATCGAGATGCGCAAGAGCTGTGACCTGATCATCGCCTGGGGCTCCTGTGCCGTGTACGGAGGCATCGCCGGGGCCGGCAACGTCCACTCCCGCGAAGAGATCATGGACGCGGTCTACACCGGCAACAAGACAACCGGCACCCATACACCGCCAACAAGGGAGGTATCGCCCCTGGAGCCGACCGTTTCTCCCCTGGACAGCGTCATCGACGTGGACCTCTACCTCCCCGGCTGCGCACCGCATCCGGCCTTTGTCTTCGATGCCCTCCTGGCCCTGCTGGAAGGTCGCTCCCCCCGCACCGCCACCGGCGAATCGGTCTGCGCCCGCTGCCGGAGAAAGATGGAAAAGACAGAGGTGGACCGAATCCGGAAGAATTCGGAAGGGGTTCCCGACCCGGACCGCTGCTTCCTGAGCCAGGGATACCTCTGCATGGGATCCGTGACCCTCGACCGCTGCATGTCCCCCTGCCCCCTGAACGGCATCCCGTGCAGCGGCTGCGCCGGCGCCACCATGCAGGTGCTGACCGAGCCAAACCGGGACATCCGGACCGAGATCGCCGAGCGGATGTCGCGCCTGACGGAGATCCCCCGTGACGCCATAGTCCGGGAGATCGAGCGGACGGCCAAGACCCACTACTCCTACACCATGGCGACCCCCATGATCGGCGAGAAGCCCACCTTCCTGATCCGGAAATGGACCGACGAGGAACGAGACGACTATGAACAAGACCATAACCATTGA
- a CDS encoding Ni/Fe hydrogenase subunit alpha — MNKTITIDPVTRIEGHARVFIDLDDAGGLKSAGLVVNELRGFEKILTGMDADRMPLVTARICGVCPTAHHLAASNALDNAAGVEPPTAAKLLRELMYMGHLIHSHCLSLFVLQGPDLVLGLDADPAIRNVVGVVQAVPDIAKKALQCRSIGQKINELVGGRGTHPVTSVAGGIAFVLDADRERQLNAWITEVHGLVLELAPVVKQLLMKMLDSHPAMLKEWVAPAWSVGTVKADGTIALVNGEIRAVDRGGALKAQFPTADYDSHMSESAVEFSYMKQVSFVEGDSRHDYRVGPLARLNVSDRYGTPLADREREEFVRTMGRPCHANALQPWARLIELLYCSERAKEIMASPEIHGETRVPVKFSGGRGVGHVEAPRGTLIHDYEIDENGIVRAANLIVATQQNYALINTMIAQAATSHVINRPDDQALLNAVEFGIRCYDPCLSCATHALGAMPLEIVVNRADRPHVIRRNC, encoded by the coding sequence ATGAACAAGACCATAACCATTGACCCCGTAACCCGCATCGAGGGGCACGCCCGGGTATTCATCGACCTGGACGATGCCGGGGGGCTCAAGTCCGCGGGGCTCGTGGTGAACGAGCTGCGCGGTTTCGAGAAGATCCTGACCGGCATGGACGCGGACCGGATGCCGCTGGTTACGGCCCGCATCTGCGGGGTCTGCCCCACGGCCCACCACCTGGCCGCCAGCAACGCCCTGGACAACGCCGCAGGCGTGGAGCCGCCAACCGCCGCGAAACTCCTGCGGGAGCTCATGTACATGGGGCACCTGATCCACTCCCACTGCCTGTCGCTCTTCGTGCTCCAGGGACCCGACCTGGTCCTGGGGCTCGACGCCGACCCCGCCATCCGCAATGTGGTGGGGGTGGTGCAGGCGGTCCCCGACATCGCCAAAAAGGCCCTCCAGTGCCGCTCCATCGGCCAGAAAATCAACGAGCTGGTGGGAGGGCGGGGGACCCACCCCGTCACCTCGGTGGCCGGGGGAATCGCCTTTGTGCTGGACGCCGACCGGGAGCGCCAGCTGAACGCCTGGATCACCGAGGTCCATGGGCTTGTGCTGGAACTGGCCCCGGTGGTGAAGCAGCTCCTCATGAAAATGCTCGACTCCCACCCTGCCATGCTCAAGGAATGGGTTGCACCGGCCTGGAGCGTCGGGACAGTCAAGGCCGACGGCACCATCGCCCTGGTGAACGGCGAGATCCGCGCCGTGGACCGGGGAGGCGCCCTGAAAGCCCAGTTCCCCACGGCGGATTACGACTCTCATATGTCCGAATCGGCAGTGGAGTTCTCCTACATGAAGCAGGTCTCCTTTGTGGAGGGGGACAGCCGCCACGACTACCGGGTCGGCCCCCTGGCACGGCTCAACGTCTCCGACCGGTACGGCACCCCCCTGGCGGACCGGGAGCGGGAGGAATTCGTCCGGACCATGGGCCGCCCCTGCCACGCCAATGCCCTCCAGCCCTGGGCCAGGCTCATCGAACTTCTCTACTGCAGCGAGCGGGCGAAGGAAATCATGGCCTCCCCGGAGATCCACGGCGAGACCCGGGTGCCGGTGAAATTCTCCGGCGGAAGAGGGGTTGGGCACGTGGAGGCCCCCCGGGGAACCCTGATCCACGACTACGAGATCGACGAGAACGGCATCGTCCGGGCGGCGAACCTCATCGTGGCGACCCAGCAGAACTACGCCCTGATCAACACTATGATCGCCCAGGCCGCCACCTCCCACGTCATCAACCGCCCCGACGACCAGGCGCTCCTCAACGCCGTGGAATTCGGCATCCGCTGCTACGACCCCTGCCTCTCCTGCGCCACCCACGCCCTGGGGGCCATGCCCCTGGAAATCGTCGTGAACCGTGCCGACAGGCCCCATGTCATCAGGAGGAACTGCTGA
- a CDS encoding 4Fe-4S dicluster domain-containing protein produces the protein MVEIKLHEEACRGCRMCVDICPTKVFAFDEEKRLCVTEHQEDCIACLSCAYLCPSGALTHDDYHVVKNFYRDLAFCAKMEKFI, from the coding sequence ATGGTCGAGATAAAGCTTCATGAAGAAGCATGCCGCGGCTGCCGCATGTGCGTTGACATCTGCCCCACCAAGGTCTTTGCCTTCGACGAGGAAAAGCGGCTCTGCGTGACGGAGCACCAGGAGGACTGCATCGCCTGCCTCTCCTGCGCCTACCTCTGCCCCTCCGGAGCCCTGACCCACGACGACTATCACGTCGTGAAGAATTTCTATCGCGACCTGGCCTTCTGCGCCAAGATGGAGAAGTTCATATGA
- a CDS encoding hydrogenase maturation protease, with amino-acid sequence MRKPVPSEPQNPVTPGKVVVVCVGNDLVADDAVGFEVYRKLTESPLPPGVTLHYAAVGGIALLDYLTDEDSAMIVVDAVQFGAPTGTIHRLRWDELPDLGPGAISAHFIGLKETIDIGRLLYPERLPSTVTLVGIEGCCFNRTRSAMSPEVAAAIEPAVASVREHLQSLQQGI; translated from the coding sequence ATGCGGAAACCAGTGCCGTCTGAACCTCAAAACCCAGTAACGCCCGGCAAAGTGGTAGTAGTCTGCGTGGGGAACGACCTGGTGGCCGACGACGCCGTCGGTTTCGAAGTCTACCGGAAGCTCACGGAATCCCCCCTCCCGCCGGGGGTGACCCTCCACTATGCGGCCGTGGGGGGAATCGCCCTCCTGGACTACCTGACCGATGAAGACTCGGCCATGATCGTCGTGGATGCAGTCCAGTTCGGCGCTCCGACCGGGACCATCCACAGGCTCCGCTGGGATGAGCTCCCCGATCTCGGGCCGGGAGCCATATCGGCCCATTTCATCGGTCTGAAGGAAACCATCGACATCGGGAGGCTTCTCTACCCGGAACGGCTCCCGTCCACGGTGACGCTGGTGGGAATCGAGGGCTGCTGCTTCAACCGGACCCGCAGCGCCATGTCGCCTGAGGTGGCCGCCGCCATTGAACCGGCCGTTGCCTCCGTCCGGGAGCATCTTCAATCTCTCCAACAAGGAATCTGA
- a CDS encoding methyl-accepting chemotaxis protein, protein MKRKVAAQNVEETSMTLHKEIQRLAEAMVDGRLDERGDPARYAGEDAALILTVNRMLDTLVTPLRLAAGAIDEIAHGRIPPFVIDDYSGEYNNLKRNLNTLLATLYGLHSETRHLIGNIGEGRLQTRGNDWDFEGIWRDLIKGVNGTLDAVIDPVNEASSVLKNLAEYDLSARMRGRYHGEHATIKKAMNATAESLHSAVTQMAETVDLVSAVGSQIAASSQTVTDGTREQETQLTEASGVLNHIADTSQKSARNTADARQVAQQAAESIGTAKTVMDQMLHAMGEIRTSADNTVGIVQQIDSIAKETDKLSANATNKAALIRSSANGFSVVASEVRSLSKKCEESVSLLHDFRRRVTFTPNAGTTSTTDELVSEYLELIHDLKSVASNSGLLGVNAAISAAHVEGAGNDFQALTEEIRELAKRSTDAAKQTDTLIRTSVEQARKGEDLSRRIDGYLTTAVTGASTISTLTDEISQSSQEQASAIEEISCSVTHINDVTRQNAACALTSSQVAQGLGQQVTKLSKMVSKFKLAKSAV, encoded by the coding sequence ATGAAGAGAAAAGTCGCCGCCCAAAACGTAGAAGAGACCAGCATGACGCTTCATAAAGAAATTCAGCGGCTTGCCGAAGCCATGGTGGACGGCAGGCTCGACGAACGGGGAGACCCGGCCCGATACGCCGGTGAAGACGCCGCCCTGATCCTCACGGTGAACCGGATGCTGGACACCCTGGTGACTCCGCTTCGCCTGGCCGCCGGCGCCATCGACGAGATCGCCCACGGCCGGATTCCCCCCTTCGTCATCGACGACTACTCGGGGGAATACAACAACCTCAAGCGCAACCTCAACACCCTCCTGGCCACCCTCTACGGCCTCCACAGCGAAACCCGGCACCTCATCGGCAACATCGGCGAGGGGCGGCTCCAGACCCGGGGGAACGACTGGGATTTCGAGGGGATCTGGCGGGACCTCATCAAGGGGGTGAACGGCACCCTCGACGCGGTAATCGACCCCGTTAACGAAGCGAGCAGCGTCCTGAAGAACCTGGCAGAATACGACCTGAGCGCCAGGATGCGGGGGCGGTATCACGGAGAGCACGCCACCATCAAGAAGGCAATGAACGCCACGGCGGAGTCCCTCCACTCCGCCGTCACCCAGATGGCAGAGACGGTGGACTTGGTCTCGGCCGTCGGCAGCCAGATTGCTGCCAGCAGCCAGACCGTAACGGACGGGACCAGGGAACAGGAAACCCAGCTCACCGAGGCGTCCGGCGTCCTCAACCACATCGCCGACACATCCCAGAAGAGTGCCCGGAACACCGCCGATGCCCGGCAGGTGGCCCAGCAGGCCGCAGAGTCCATCGGCACCGCGAAAACGGTCATGGACCAGATGCTTCATGCCATGGGTGAAATACGCACCTCCGCCGACAACACCGTCGGGATAGTCCAGCAGATCGACTCCATCGCCAAGGAGACCGACAAGCTCTCCGCCAACGCCACCAACAAGGCCGCCCTGATCCGCTCCTCGGCCAACGGCTTCAGCGTGGTCGCATCCGAGGTGAGAAGCCTTTCGAAAAAATGCGAGGAGTCGGTGTCCCTGCTCCACGATTTCCGGCGCCGTGTCACATTCACCCCCAACGCCGGCACCACCAGCACCACCGATGAACTGGTGAGCGAATATCTCGAACTCATCCACGACCTGAAGAGCGTCGCCTCAAATTCCGGGCTGCTGGGGGTGAACGCGGCCATCTCGGCAGCCCATGTGGAGGGCGCCGGCAATGACTTCCAGGCCCTGACCGAAGAGATCCGCGAACTGGCCAAGCGCTCCACCGACGCGGCCAAGCAGACCGACACCCTCATCAGGACATCAGTGGAACAGGCCCGCAAGGGGGAGGACCTTTCCCGAAGAATCGACGGCTACCTGACCACTGCGGTGACCGGGGCATCCACCATCAGCACCCTTACCGATGAAATATCCCAAAGCAGCCAGGAACAGGCCAGCGCCATCGAAGAGATAAGTTGTTCCGTCACCCACATCAACGACGTGACACGACAGAACGCCGCCTGCGCCCTCACGTCGTCCCAAGTGGCCCAGGGGCTGGGTCAGCAGGTGACAAAGCTGTCGAAAATGGTCAGCAAGTTCAAACTGGCGAAGTCCGCCGTATAA
- a CDS encoding pyridoxal phosphate-dependent aminotransferase, whose protein sequence is MRNELVTPGAGELTYEIRNIVNVAEKLQKRGVKINWENIGDPIVKGEDIPRWMKEIVANEVMENDTWGYCHTRGVLETREFICGLTNGRGGARITPDDIIFFNGLGDAISTVYGNLRHESRILMPSPTYTTHSIGEAAHAQASPVCYRLDPANNWFPDLEDMENHVRYNPQISGILLINPDNPTGMVFPKETLEKIVAIARRYELFIIADEVYNNITYNGQTTVPISDVIGDVPAIAMKGISKEIPWPGSRCGWIEVYNGGKDDRFSKYVNSILSAKMNEVCSTTLPQKCIPAIMKHPEYQTYLQERIRRYEKMSNITYDCLKEVPELMVNRTNGAFYMSVAFRDGLLTGRQSLPIENAEVRELVEKLVNAPGVSPDKRFVYYILASTGICVVPLSSFNTPLQGFRVTLLEKDEAECLRIYRTLAGKIAEYLKS, encoded by the coding sequence GTGAGAAACGAACTGGTTACGCCCGGCGCGGGCGAATTGACCTACGAGATCCGAAATATCGTTAACGTAGCGGAAAAGCTCCAGAAGCGCGGGGTGAAAATCAACTGGGAGAACATCGGCGACCCGATCGTCAAGGGGGAGGACATTCCCCGCTGGATGAAGGAGATCGTGGCCAATGAGGTGATGGAGAACGATACCTGGGGGTACTGCCACACCCGTGGTGTCCTGGAAACCCGGGAATTCATCTGCGGGCTCACCAACGGCCGGGGCGGTGCCCGGATCACCCCCGACGACATCATCTTCTTCAATGGTCTGGGAGATGCCATCTCCACGGTGTACGGCAACCTGCGCCACGAAAGCCGCATCCTCATGCCTTCCCCCACCTACACCACCCACTCCATCGGCGAGGCGGCCCACGCCCAGGCGTCGCCGGTCTGCTACCGGCTCGACCCGGCCAATAACTGGTTCCCAGATCTGGAGGATATGGAAAATCACGTCCGGTACAACCCGCAGATTTCCGGCATCCTCCTCATCAATCCCGACAATCCCACCGGCATGGTGTTCCCGAAGGAGACCCTGGAAAAGATCGTGGCCATTGCCCGCAGGTACGAGCTCTTCATCATTGCCGACGAGGTCTACAACAACATCACCTACAACGGCCAGACCACCGTTCCCATTTCCGATGTCATCGGCGACGTGCCGGCCATCGCCATGAAGGGAATCTCCAAGGAAATTCCCTGGCCCGGCTCCCGCTGCGGCTGGATCGAGGTTTATAATGGCGGGAAGGATGACCGCTTCAGCAAGTACGTGAACTCCATCCTCTCGGCCAAGATGAACGAGGTCTGCTCCACCACTCTCCCCCAGAAGTGCATTCCGGCCATCATGAAGCACCCGGAGTACCAGACCTACCTCCAGGAGCGGATCAGACGCTACGAGAAGATGAGCAACATCACCTACGACTGCCTCAAGGAGGTGCCGGAACTCATGGTGAACCGGACCAACGGCGCCTTCTACATGTCGGTTGCTTTCCGGGACGGCCTTCTCACCGGCCGCCAGTCCCTCCCCATCGAGAACGCCGAGGTGCGGGAGCTGGTGGAAAAGCTGGTGAATGCTCCCGGGGTCTCTCCCGACAAGCGGTTCGTCTATTACATCCTTGCCAGTACTGGGATCTGCGTTGTGCCGCTGTCATCATTCAATACGCCGCTCCAGGGCTTCCGGGTGACGCTGCTGGAGAAGGACGAGGCCGAGTGCCTGCGAATCTACCGGACCCTGGCCGGGAAGATTGCGGAGTATCTTAAGTCCTGA
- a CDS encoding WbuC family cupin fold metalloprotein, whose protein sequence is MKIITQDLMDQVTGEARDSVRMRKNYNLHPNDAFCCHRLLNAIEPGSFIQPHRHLDPNKDESMVILRGRLGVVAFDEGGAVTGTHLLQADDAVAVDIPHGEFHTVLSLEPGTVFFETKGGPYLPLTSEEKAPWAPVEGDGSVNAYLASLVALFR, encoded by the coding sequence GTGAAAATCATCACCCAGGACCTTATGGATCAGGTGACCGGAGAGGCCCGTGACAGTGTCCGCATGCGGAAAAATTACAACCTTCATCCCAATGATGCCTTCTGCTGTCACCGCCTCCTGAATGCCATTGAACCCGGCTCCTTCATTCAGCCCCATCGACACCTGGATCCGAACAAGGATGAGTCGATGGTGATTTTGCGGGGACGGCTGGGTGTTGTGGCCTTCGACGAGGGGGGCGCGGTGACCGGCACCCACCTTCTGCAGGCCGATGATGCCGTTGCCGTCGATATTCCCCATGGCGAGTTCCACACCGTATTGAGTCTGGAGCCCGGCACAGTATTCTTTGAGACCAAGGGGGGCCCCTACCTCCCCCTGACCTCAGAGGAGAAGGCCCCATGGGCTCCCGTCGAGGGGGATGGTAGCGTCAACGCATATCTTGCTTCCCTTGTCGCCCTGTTTCGCTGA
- a CDS encoding VOC family protein, with protein sequence MVEAMKNIVVFVRDFEVAKRFYKEQLKLPLAQEGMTMMEFFSGGTTLGVAMALTEEATALAGRHTGITLRVKDIENFCRELTDAGVRFEQPLEQSPWGKMAVVADPDGNLFALADR encoded by the coding sequence ATGGTTGAAGCAATGAAAAACATAGTGGTTTTTGTGCGCGATTTTGAAGTGGCGAAGCGGTTTTACAAGGAGCAGTTGAAGCTTCCCCTTGCCCAGGAAGGAATGACGATGATGGAGTTCTTTTCGGGCGGGACAACCCTTGGGGTGGCAATGGCCCTTACCGAGGAGGCCACAGCCCTGGCGGGTCGCCATACCGGCATTACCCTGCGGGTGAAGGATATCGAAAATTTTTGCCGGGAACTGACCGATGCCGGGGTGCGGTTCGAGCAGCCCCTGGAGCAGAGCCCCTGGGGGAAGATGGCGGTGGTTGCCGATCCTGACGGAAATCTCTTCGCCCTCGCGGACCGCTAG